In Brassica napus cultivar Da-Ae chromosome C2, Da-Ae, whole genome shotgun sequence, the sequence aGAGACAAAGTCTTGAGTGTCTTTGAACATATGAGGCCACCAAAACCCAGCTTGTAACACCTTTGAGACAGTCTTGAAAGTAGCAAAGTGccctccataggatgatccatgacagtGTGTGAGGATCccttcaacttcttcatcaGCTACTGCtcttctatagagttgatctctacaaagGATGTAGAGGTAAGGTTCATCCCaatagtatctcttcacatctttgtagaacttcttcttggcatatccCTCAAGATCAAGTGGCTCTCTTCCACAAGCTAAgtagttcaccaaatcagcataccaagggcctttctcttcagttgccttcacctcttcaagcttctttccaGTTTCACAAACTGCTACCACTGCTCCAATTGCCATGATTTGCTCTTCTGGAAGCCCTTCATCAATAGGGATCCCACTCTCAATCTTCAGTCTAGACAAGTGATCATCTACAcattctcaactcctggcttgtcTCTAATCTCAAGGtcaaactcttgtagcagcAAGATCCACCTCAACAGCCTTGGCTtagcatccttcttggccatgaggtgtctcaatgcagcatgatcagtgtagacTATGACCTTTGACCCAActaagtagcttctgaacttctcaaaggcgtagacaatggctagcaactccttctcagttgtagcatacttcatttgggcttcatcaagagttttactcgcatagtagatcacatgagtcttcttgtccttcttttgaccaagaacagctcccacagcatagtcactagcatcacacatgatctcaaaggggagatcccaatctggtggctgcacaattGGGGCGCTAACCAGCttctccttcaacttcttgaagGCTTGTAGACATTCCCAATCAAAGACGAATGCAGCCTCCTTGCATAGAAGCTTAGTCATTGGCCTTGCTATCATCGAGAAGTCTTGgatgaatcttctatagaaTCCAGCATGACCGAGGAAGCTTCTAATGTCTTTAACCGTCTTTGGTGCAGCTAACCCAACCATCACTTCAATCTTGGCCTTGTCTACCTCAATCCCcctctctgaaatcttgtgtccaagcacaatcccttccttaaccatgaagtgacacttctcccagttcagcacaaggttggtctCTTCACATCTCTTGAGGACCCTGCTaagatttgacaaacaagcagaaaacgaagatccgtagacagagaaatcatccataaacacctccacaacatcctctataagatcagagaaaatagacatcatgcatctttggaaagtggctggagcattacatagcccaaatggcatccttcgataagcAAAGGTACCATAGGGGCATGTGAaagtcgttttctcttgatcatttggatgtatggggatttggaagaaccctgaatacccatcaagaaaacaataatatggatgatttgcaagtctctcaagcatttgatcaatgaatggcaatggaaaatgatcctttctagatgctTTGTTAAGTTTTCGATAATctatgcacatcctatgtcctgttattgttcttgttggtattagtTCATCCTTATCATTTTTAACCACAGTCATTCCTCCTTTCTTTGGaacaacatgcacaggagacACCCATTTGCTATCCGAAATAGGATAGATGACTCCTGCATCTAAGAGTtttagaatctctttcttaacaacatccTTCAAGTTGGGGTTcaaccttctttgatgttctatagaagtcatagattcatcctctagatgtatcctatgcatgcataaagaaggtgatagccctttaatatcatctagtgagtagcctattgcctttctatactttttaagttcattcaaaAGTTTAGACAATTCATCTTCACTAAGCTCACTACTCACTATGACAGGGTAAGTCTCATTAGGGCCAAGGaaagcataccttacaccatggggaagaggtttaagctccacttttggtgcTTTGAGTTCACTCCAATCATCCTCTTGGAGATTCTCTTGTTGAGTAGCTGAGGAAGCATGGTGATCCTCATATGAAAGCTCCTCATTCTGTTCTTCATCACTATCTCCCTGTGAGAGTACAGCATCTTCACATAAGCATCACTTTCCTTGTTCTCAACCATTTGGACCTCTCTCTCAATTGTTAAGGCATGTTGTAGAGAGTCTTCAAGTGCCAACTCCTCTAGAAGTTCATCAGCTAAAACCTCCATCTCCTCAATGTAGAATGCTTGGCTTTGAGTAATAGGCTTCTTCAtcacctccttgatgtcaaagtgaagaatgTTTCCCTTTCCAAGGTGAAGATCAATCTTCCCTTCCTTAACATTCACAACTGCTCCTGCTGTAGCCAAGAAAGGTCTCCCCAATATCAAAGGATCTGTTGGTTCTTCATCCATCTCtaacaccacaaaatctgtaggaatCTCACAATTTCCAACCATAACAGGGAGATCTTCTAGGATACCAATGGGAATCTTCACTGAGCGATCAGCTAGCAcaagagagagtctacacttcttgtattgTGTAAAGCCAAGCCTTTTAGCAATGGAGAGAGGCATAAGGCTCACACTTGCTCCCAAATCGCATAGACACCTCTCAAAAGTAAATTGCCCAATGGCACAAGGTAAAGTAAAGCTTCCTGGATCTTCAAGCTTCTTAGGGATGGTTAGCCTTTGGATAATAGCACTACACTCATGAGTAAGAACCAccatgccttccatctccttcttcttcttagttacAGCATCCTTgaggaacttgctgtattgaggcACTAGCATGAAGGCATCAATTATGGGCATAGTAatctgaacttcactcatttgtttCTCAAATAAAGCCTTGTATTGCTCCAAAAGCtgtctcttgaatctaccaggaaAAGAAAGTTttggttcatagggaggaggattGAATAGAGCTTCTTTTGATGAAGTAGCAACTTCATTCTTGTTCTCCCCCTTCTTTTCTTCTCCAATTTTACCCTTTCCTTTTGCTTCAACTattttctccaagatctcttCATTGGTCTTCTCATCCATAATAACTACATCATCATCCACATTGATGACCACCTCCCCATCTTGCTTCTCATTATCCCTAATGAGAGTTCTTGGTGGTAGCTGTtttccactcctaagggtgatggCTTTCATTGTCTCCTTGGGATTTTGCTCTGGCTTTCCAGGTAATGCCCCTTGTTGGCGACTTGGCTGAGAGTTCAttgaagcaaactgattctccaaATGGCGgatcttgttgttgagctcattgtaacttccatcaatcttggagtgaaTTTTCGTGAACTCATAACCCATTGTCTTCTCATTCTTGGCCTGAAAATCCAAaagtttcttgaacattgcaTCCACACTTGTATCTGAAGCTGGAGATTGTGAAGAACTTCCTTGAGCTTGAGTAGACtgattgttgttattgttgaaaccaggagggGTGTTTTGCCTAGGCTGATAGCTCCCTTGCTGAGTGTTTTGCCTCTGCTGGTATcctccttgctggttgtttgAGTAGGACTTttgctggtagttgttgtactgaaagttaggttccttcctgtaccaagaaccattgttgttgatgaagcacagCTCTTCTTGTCCTTCCAAACCATCAACCTCATTAATCTTGGGAGGAATCTCTTGAATAGGACCACCCACAAAGTTGACCTGCTCTTGTTTAGCTTGGTTAGAAAGAAGCAAGTCCATCTTCTCCTGCAAGGACTTGATCTCTTTCTTTGTCTGTTGATCATCATTTCTGTTGACCCTATCATGCTCCTCGCTGTAGACTGAGTCGCTCTTAGCCATGTTCTCCACCAGttcctctgcttcttcttcagttctccccaagaagaaaccattgctggCAGTATCAAGCCTGTTTCTGCACTGTGGTAAGGCTCCTCTATAGAAGGTGCTAAGCAAGCTCTCGTTGCTGAAACCATGATGAGGGCACTGAGACCAATAACCCTTGAACCTTTCCCATGCTTCACTGAAGCTCTCTAGACCTTTTTGTTGAAATCCGGAGATTTCGTTCATGATCTTAGCTgtccttgaagtagagaagaacttttCTAGGAAGGCTCTCTTGCAATCTTCCCAAGTAGTGACagtgtcacttggaagagtcttctcccattggtgtgccttgtctcccaaagagaaa encodes:
- the LOC106413428 gene encoding uncharacterized protein LOC106413428 translates to MNEISGFQQKGLESFSEAWERFKGYWSQCPHHGFSNESLLSTFYRGALPQCRNRLDTASNGFFLGRTEEEAEELVENMAKSDSVYSEEHDRVNRNDDQQTKKEIKSLQEKMDLLLSNQAKQEQVNFVGGPIQEIPPKINEYNNYQQKSYSNNQQGGYQQRQNTQQGSYQPRQNTPPGFNNNNNQSTQAQGSSSQSPASDTSVDAMFKKLLDFQAKNEKTMGYEFTKIHSKIDGSYNELNNKIRHLENQFASMNSQPSRQQGALPGKPEQNPKETMKAITLRSGKQLPPRTLIRDNEKQDGEVVINVDDDVVIMDEKTNEEILEKIVEAKGKGKIGEEKKGENKNEVATSSKEALFNPPPYEPKLSFPGRFKRQLLEQYKALFEKQMSEVQITMPIIDAFMLVPQYSKFLKDAVTKKKKEMEGMVVLTHECSAIIQRLTIPKKLEDPGSFTLPCAIGQFTFERCLCDLGASVSLMPLSIAKRLGFTQYKKCRLSLVLADRSVKIPIGILEDLPVMVGNCEIPTDFVVLEMDEEPTDPLILGRPFLATAGAVVNVKEGKIDLHLGKGNILHFDIKEVMKKPITQSQAFYIEEMEVLADELLEELALEDSLQHALTIEREVQMVENKESDAYVKMLYSHREIVMKNRMRSFHMRITMLPQLLNKRISKRMIGVNSKHQKWSLNLFPMV